The Fusarium musae strain F31 chromosome 10, whole genome shotgun sequence genome window below encodes:
- a CDS encoding hypothetical protein (EggNog:ENOG41) → MTLIYTILFSFLFPLSYAFTHPGLLVTDTDITRIKSKLTKKKEPWTASWNKLTSIPFSSADYKNNAVKEVNRGQNGEVLWHDAAAAFNLALRWKVSGEDQYAETASDILVAWADTLEMLSGGDDAYLTAGLQGYELANAAELLRDYQPFAKNGLSKVISMFNKVFLPMNLDFLNHVLGSEHNVKHFFANWEQCNLASAMAIAVLTDNQTTWDFAVDYFKHGEGNGAINNGISNIVKEPGTGKAIGQGQESGRDQGHSAMNFQVLGAIGQQAWNQGEDLFAYNNSRILLGAEYFARYNLGNDVPFEPYTNGIVSFDIISEASRGAVRPAWELLYSHYVNIKGLDAPWTKAYLNHSLESFGGFEGGAGSWGEGSGHYDGLGWGSLLHHLDESDTQAAKSSAAGPEPTAKTSKSQPTSTTLATVHTTSASKTATADEGAETVTVKPSAVSDHYSSMTTAAAIPQVTEEPGKGCRARRPKTRKHKGRKHHSVMN, encoded by the exons ATGACACTCATTTACACcatcttgttttcttttcttttccctctttcCTACGCTTTCACTCATCCCGGTCTGCTAGTCACCGACACTGATATCACTCGCATCAAAAGCAAGCTCACGAAGAAAAAAGAGCCTTGGACCGCGTCGTGGAATAAGCTAACAAGCATCCCATTTTCCAGCGCTGACTACAAAAACAATGCAGTCAAAGAAGTGAACCGCGGCCAAAATGGGGAGGTCCTATGGCACGATGCAGCTGCTGCGTTCAACCTTGCTCTGCGCTGGAAAGTCAGTGGAGAAGACCAGTACGCAGAAACAGCATCAGATATCCTTGTTGCTTGGGCAGATACTCTAGAGATGCTCAGCGGGGGTGATGACGCCTATCTTACTGCAGGATTGCAAGGTTATGAGCTTGCTAACGCCGCAGAGCTTCTCCGCGACTACCAGCCATTTGCAAAGAACGGGCTATCGAAGGTCATTAGCATGTTCAACAAAGTATTCTTGCCGATGAATCTCGATTTCCTCAACCACGTCCTGGGGTCAGAGCACAATGTCAAGCACTTCTTTGCCAACTGGGAACAGTGCAACCTTGCTTCTGCTATGGCTATCGCAGTCCTTACCGACAACCAAACCACTTGGGACTTTGCCGTTGACTACTTCAAGCACGGTGAGGGCAATGGCGCTATCAACAACGGAATCTCAAACATAGTTAAAGAGCCCGGAACGGGCAAGGCAATTggccaagggcaagaatCTGGCCGAGACCAGGGCCATTCCGCGATGAACTTCCAGGTACTAGGTGCCATTGGACAGCAGGCATGGAACCAGGGCGAGGACCTCTTTGCCTACAACAACAGCCGCATTCTACTTGG AGCCGAGTACTTTGCGCGATACAATCTTGGAAACGATGTACCATTCGAGCCCTACACAAACGGCATAGTCTCCTTCGATATTATCAGCGAAGCCTCTCGAGGTGCGGTTCGACCGGCTTGGGAGCTGCTCTATAGTCATTACGTCAACATCAAAGGCCTTGACGCTCCTTGGACAAAAGCATACCTGAACCACTCCTTGGAATCCTTTGGTGGATTTGAGGGCGGGGCTGGCTCTTGGGGAGAAGGCTCGGGCCACTATGATGGACTTGGCTGGggctctcttctccatcatttGGATGAATCTGACACCCAAGCGGCGAAGTCCTCCGCTGCTGGCCCTGAACCAACTGCAAAGACGTCAAAGAGTCAGCCAACGTCAACGACCCTAGCGACAGTCCATACTACCTCTGCGTCGAAGACTGCGACAGCTGATGAGGGCGCCGAGACCGTTACAGTAAAGCCATCTGCCGTAAGCGACCATTATTCTTCTATGACAACTGCCGCAGCAATTCCTCAAGTTACGGAAGAGCCAGGAAAGGGATGTCGTGCAAGGAGGCCGAAGACCCGCAAGCATAAGGGCCGTAAGCACCACTCGGTTATGAATTAG
- a CDS encoding hypothetical protein (EggNog:ENOG41), whose protein sequence is MSDPKCSYKFTFEPGWFVDYPVISHSCPGSKLTTQPNLGLLDDREWAKLTEHVERLNHEDDSNVQHKILLVARHGHGVHNDVMEEVGSEEWKNHWSKLPGDANRTWLDAELVEKGVQQAKDLGKLYTKGIRQADFPVPDTIYTSPLARGLKTTSLIFRNIVTEQGTEFRPIVKEFLRERLTNHTCDKRRTRQWIQASCPDYELEIGFAEEDVLWHADRSESNEAHVSRTQELLEDVWKHDSGSCIALTTHSFTISTILEVIGAPEFRMGEGAMVAFLVKGEKINA, encoded by the exons ATGTCAGACCCTAAATGCTCGTACAAGTTCACCTTCGAACCCGGTTGGTTTGTTGACTACCCAGTGATCTCTCACTCATGTCCTGGTTCAAAACTCACCACTCAGCCAAACCTCGGTTTACTTGATGATCGAGAATGGGCGAAGCTTACTGAACATGTCGAGCGATTAAATCATGAAGACGATTCAAATGTCCAGCATAAGATCTTGCTGGTTGCTCGACACGGTCATGGTGTTCATAACGATGTGATGGAGGAGGTTGGGTCAGAAGAATGGAAG AATCACTGGTCGAAACTACCTGGGGATGCAAACAGAACTTGGCTTGACGCCGAACTTGTTGAGAAAGGAGTCCAACAAGCCAAAGACCTCGGGAAGCTGTATACTAAGGGCATTCGGCAAGCGGACTTTCCCGTCCCCGATACTATCTATACCAGCCCGCTCGCTCGAGGCCTCAAAACAACGAGCCTCATATTCAGAAACATTGTCACCGAACAGGGGACTGAGTTTAGGCCTATAGTAAAAGAGTTTCTTCGAGAAAGACTTACAAATCATACATGCGATAAGCGGAGAACCAGACAGTGGATTCAAGCCTCTTGTCCCGACTATGAGCTGGAAATAGGCTTCGCCGAAGAAGATGTGTTATGGCATGCTGATCGATCCGAGTCGAATGAAGCACATGTTTCCCGGACACAAGAACTGCTTGAGGATGTTTGGAAACATGATTCGGGCTCTTGTATTGCTTTGACCACTCACTCCTTCACCATATCTACTATCCTAGAAGTCATTGGAGCGCCTGAGTTTCGGATGGGCGAAGGCGCTATGGTGGCATTCTTGGTCAAAGGCGAGAAAATCAATGCATAA
- a CDS encoding hypothetical protein (EggNog:ENOG41) — protein MMLPTAPVVPMDLGDDFKFGPTVLDPIQPEDQDNLVPINGFPSVDPAGGDVAMSQLDVLAHFFGTYSGFGFNTIFRPNGTTTPTPLPILPPSEDPNDNILQLNLTSESLAFAKGRLDDVPNRGLDTQADIMLNGVPYTQTIADITEMVEPPKKQPVIHFEPGLWMHVPASEQMPVLAASLSRMASIPHGTSINAQSFTATITAKGAPVFSPVDITPTLIANGTKIPFRSQTLTNKNTHRLPQDLTSFDKAGTITQAILTDPNTILRNANIGKNIIENTTFEVSSEAQNPNLGGGTSNIGFLIGADAGVTSASVAARSGNANAVRVTAQYWLSRVRAQINLPACKSADKKTVSPASHGPRDAVPRFLVDIDVPAAKTVDIEYIQIQYSQNVALDFNGLSWPHVTVGTLAPTIRHKLSQVLVSH, from the exons ATGATGCTCCCTACTGCTCCCGTTGTTCCCATGGATTTGGGTGACGATTTCAAGTTCGGTCCTACCGTCCTTGACCCCATTCAGCCAGAGGACCAAGATAACCTGGTCCCCATCAATGGCTTCCCCAGTGTTGACcctgctggtggtgatgttgccATGTCCCAGCTTGATGTTCTGGCACACTTCTTTGGAACATACAGCGGATTCGGCTTCAACACCATTTTCCGCCCCAACGG AACTACTACTCCAACACCTCTCCCTATTCTACCTCCATCTGAGGATCCCAATGACAATATCCTCCAGCTCAACCTTACATCTGAGTCCCTAGCCTTTGCTAAAGGACGCCTTGATGATGTTCCTAACCGTGGCCTTGACACTCAGGCTGATATCATGCTCAACGGTGTGCCGTACACCCAGACAATTGCTGATATCACCGAGATGGTGGAGCCGCCAAAGAAACAGCCCGTCATCCACTTTGAGCCTGGTCTGTGGATGCACGTTCCCGCCAGTGAGCAGATGCCTGTTCTTGCCGCTTCCCTGTCCCGCATGGCCTCTATCCCTCATGGAACTTCCATCAACGCCCAGTCTTTCACGGCAACCATCACTGCCAAGGGCGCACCTGTCTTCTCGCCAGTTGACATCACCCCTACTCTTATTGCCAACGGAACGAAGATTCCGTTCAGGAGTCAGACCCTCACCAATAAGAACACTCACCGACTTCCCCAGGATCTTACAAGCTTTGACAAGGCCGGTACCATCACGCAGGCTATCTTGACTGATCCTAACACTATCCTCCGCAACGCCAATATCGGAAAGAACATTATTGAGAACACAACCTTTGAGGTATCCTCAGAGGCTCAGAACCCCAACCTTGGTGGCGGAACCAGCAACATCGGTTTCCTCATCGGTGCCGACGCTGGTGTCACCTCTGCTTCAGTCGCAGCCCGAAGCGGCAACGCGAATGCAGTCAGAGTCACGGCCCAGTACTGGCTCTCCAGAGTCCGAGCCCAAATCAACCTTCCTGCTTGCAAGAGCGCAGACAAGAAGACTGTTTCTCCTGCCTCTCACGGTCCACGTGATGCCGTCCCCAGGTTCCTGGTTGACATTGACGTTCCCGCTGCCAAGACAGTCGACATTGAGTACATCCAGATTCAGTACTCCCAGAATGTTGCCCTTGACTTCAATGGTCTTTCATGGCCTCACGTGACGGTTGGAACTTTGGCGCCAACTATTCGTCACAAGCTGTCCCAAGTTCTTGTATCTCACTAG
- a CDS encoding hypothetical protein (EggNog:ENOG41): MALDYSKFPVKAGELRLVSLKSWAADITKAEWKLRVVSLDSLPLYRALSYRWGAPIDEGPFKSYTNELVASIKAGDGELKVARNLLDFLIQVKEDEKLKDEEFWIDAICINQGDRSERSYQVSNMMAEIYRRADSVIAWLGNSDTYTERAFEHIAKVADRNNLRLLGIPTGQTGSEHSHGDRAGWEAIGKIFDRTYWNRSWIIQELVLPERVTLRCGVYSTDWHIFVKASHNISTSHLKQFYDNRSIEGTPSAATSMKASRNYGVPAILEATKASMATEHWTNVLLYTLIRSRHCEATDLGDKAYALLGLIQGPQGIKKLPALLCPPTEGSDCSPGKTYLDVATQLLEDCEDLLVLSCAEGFRSEKLNGADLPSWVPDWSVKYPLGLRVTGYKRYQADSFFFSPKISFSREERIALWPATFDKSELTLTIRGVQVDNISFVAESKRDVLNRKPFPKLLDMLLRLPEKYEVTGEGRMEALWRTVTKNTYGEARRPPPKGSSMGPSFTKWISERMQSVLVTPEDESHWTNLKEAFNKFWPHDAEWLAASNGNESVSSMEFSSQFAYGEYLRPFVTEKGYIGLGSQNLREGDTVWVVPRSRVPLIFKRLSEFDSQDDYHCQLIGGTYLHGFMDGSWRGQKATKDDTQAIIIH; this comes from the coding sequence ATGGCTCTTGACTACTCAAAGTTTCCAGTCAAAGCTGGTGAATTGCGTCTTGTATCACTCAAGAGTTGGGCTGCAGATATCACCAAAGCAGAATGGAAGCTAAGAGTAGTTAGTTTGGATTCATTGCCACTATACCGTGCCCTTTCGTATAGATGGGGAGCGCCAATTGACGAGGGACCTTTCAAATCATATACAAACGAGCTTGTCGCGTCTATCAAAGCCGGGGATGGGGAACTTAAAGTTGCCAGAAATCTGCTGGACTTCCTGATCCAGGTGAAGGAGGACGAAAAGCTGAAAGACGAGGAATTCTGGATCGACGCGATATGCATAAACCAAGGTGATCGCAGCGAGAGGAGTTACCAAGTCAGCAACATGATGGCTGAGATCTACAGAAGAGCAGATTCTGTCATTGCGTGGCTTGGGAACTCAGATACGTATACAGAGAGAGCTTTTGAGCACATTGCCAAGGTAGCTGACCGGAACAACCTTCGACTTTTAGGTATACCAACTGGGCAAACAGGTTCTGAGCATTCTCATGGAGACAGGGCTGGTTGGGAAGCCATTGGAAAGATCTTCGATCGTACTTACTGGAACAGATCATGGATCATCCAGGAACTCGTACTCCCAGAGCGCGTAACACTTCGCTGCGGAGTGTATTCAACTGATTGGCATATATTCGTGAAAGCTTCCCATAACATATCCACGAGCCATTTGAAACAGTTCTATGACAATCGGTCCATCGAGGGCACGCCATCTGCCGCCACCAGTATGAAAGCGTCCCGCAACTACGGAGTCCCGGCGATTCTCGAAGCAACAAAAGCCTCCATGGCAACAGAGCATTGGACCAACGTGCTTCTATATACGCTGATACGATCTCGTCACTGCGAGGCTACAGATCTCGGGGACAAAGCATATGCTCTGCTGGGACTCATCCAAGGTCCTCAAggtattaaaaagctaccgGCGTTGCTGTGTCCTCCCACAGAAGGAAGTGACTGTAGCCCTGGAAAGACATACCTCGACGTCGCTACccagcttcttgaagacTGTGAGGATCTGCTAGTACTTTCTTGCGCAGAGGGCTTTCGCTCTGAAAAGTTGAATGGTGCAGATCTTCCTTCCTGGGTCCCGGACTGGAGCGTTAAATATCCTCTTGGCCTCAGAGTCACGGGATATAAAAGATATCAAGCAGAttcgttcttcttctccccaaAGATCAGCTTTTCGCGGGAAGAGAGGATTGCCCTTTGGCCTGCTACATTCGACAAGAGTGAGCTTACGTTGACTATTCGCGGAGTACAAGTCGACAATATCTCTTTCGTTGCAGAGTCAAAGCGCGATGTCTTGAATCGCAAACCCTTTCCAAAACTCTTGGATATGTTACTAAGGCTGCCTGAAAAGTATGAAGTCACTGGCGAAGGGCGAATGGAGGCACTTTGGCGAACGGTGACTAAGAATACTTATGGAGAGGCCAGACGTCCTCCGCCAAAAGGATCATCAATGGGGCCAAGTTTCACAAAATGGATAAGTGAGAGAATGCAGTCTGTGTTAGTTACTCCAGAAGACGAAAGTCATTGGACGAACCTCAAGgaagcttttaataagttctGGCCCCATGATGCAGAATGGCTTGCCGCCAGCAACGGAAACGAGTCCGTCTCATCGATGGAGTTTAGCTCACAATTTGCATATGGGGAGTACCTTCGACCGTTCGTGACTGAGAAAGGATACATCGGACTTGGCTCACAGAATTTGCGGGAGGGAGATACAGTCTGGGTGGTGCCACGATCACGAGTGCCTTTAATATTCAAGCGTTTGAGCGAGTTTGATTCACAGGACGATTACCATTGCCAGTTGATAGGGGGGACGTATCTCCATGGGTTCATGGATGGTAGCTGGCGGGGACAGAAAGCAACCAAAGACGACACGCAAGCTATCATAATTCACTGA
- a CDS encoding hypothetical protein (EggNog:ENOG41), whose translation MSKGTITQSSSRLLCASNDDRPQSKDLQDLFSALLASLLPLIPHRVRFIKIEHTFLVEDAIHNLGNLKLTQSNRMPDPSNPSGTVVSTSTTTFSMNKNTARNLCQQFVDARYIESADGKPDQVFQQRGGVWRPTSKGIMIFDWFCQSNGLYQDQLSELHCLITGPLLHLERDVKTDKCHVDRATTEVVFCRLIGVDGRGKKGPYSEGAVGIRLQPERKVNGKTYHDTCTGQVIAEWLRDNTTCADLREAVNIATHFVHYNLIESVATDMAYMNQFAACKLFQPTPIAIYQLSQRGQDLVETSSSSRCSSQGKTDSSSAKGGVNESNRHKLEKILLDPTLRLLFRENLRETYCEESLAFYEQADEIIRDSKAMLETMVKDKKGDDAANELLSQAHVVFNTFLAPGSPREVNVNHKIRSSLAQRMTKAQALDATVADTLQEVTSLLETAQDAVFKLMATDSVPKFLNNPAAESRLVQAGVR comes from the exons ATGTCAAAGGGAACAATTACACAGTCGTCGTCGCGATTGCTATGCGCGTCAAACGATGACCGACCGCAATCAAAG GACCTTCAGGACCTCTTCTCCGCCCTCCTCGCCAgtcttctccctctcatcCCTCATCGCGTCCGCTTTATCAAGATCGAACACACATTCCTCGTCGAAGATGCTATCCACAACCTCGGCAATCTCAAACTTACCCAGTCAAATCGTATGCCTGACCCTAGCAACCCATCGGGCACCGTCGTCTCCACCTCCACAACAACCTTCTCCATGAACAAGAACACAGCCCGAAATCTGTGTCAGCAATTCGTCGATGCCCGATATATCGAGTCTGCCGATGGAAAACCCGACCAGGTGTTTCAACAAAGAGGTGGAGTATGGAGACCAACGTCCAAGGGTATCATGATCTTTGACTGGTTCTGTCAATCAAATGGCCTTTACCAGGACCAGCTTAGCGAGCTGCACTGTCTCATCACAGGGCCTTTGTTGCATCTAGAACGAGATGTCAAGACCGACAAGTGCCATGTCGATCGAGCCACCACCGAGGTTGTCTTCTGTCGGTTGATCGGTGTTGACGGACGAGGCAAGAAGGGGCCTTACTCTGAGGGTGCAGTGGGTATCCGACTCCAACCAGAGCGTAAGGTGAACGGGAAGACATATCATGATACTTGCACTGGCCAAGTGATCGCTGAGTGGCTGCGAGACAACACGACATGCGCCGACCTTCGAGAAGCCGTCAACATCGCAACCCACTTCGTGCACTACAACCTCATCGAGTCAGTGGCAACAGACATGGCCTACATGAATCAATTCGCCGCCTGCAAACTCTTCCAACCTACTCCCATCGCCATCTATCAACTATCCCAACGTGGTCAAGACCTTGTCGAGACCAGCTCATCGAGTCGCTGCTCATCACAAGGTAAGACagactcatcatcagcaaaggGTGGCGTCAACGAGAGCAACCGacacaagcttgagaagatccTCCTCGACCCTACGCTGCGACTGTTGTTCCGTGAGAACCTTCGAGAGACTTACTGTGAAGAGAGTCTTGCATTCTACGAGCAGGCTGATGAGATCATTCGGGACTCCAAGGCCATGCTTGAGACTATGGTGAAGGATAAGAAGGGCGATGATGCAGCGAATGAGCTTCTTTCTCAAGCGCATGTTGTCTTCAATACCTTCCTCGCACCTGGGTCACCGCGAGAGGTCAACGTCAACCACAAGATCCGATCAAGTCTTGCTCAACGGATGACCAAGGCCCAGGCACTCGATGCCACAGTAGCAGATACCTTGCAAGAAGTGACATCATTATTGGAGACGGCACAAGATGCTGTCTTCAAACTAATGGCGACC GATTCTGTGCCGAAGTTTCTCAACAACCCAGCAGCCGAAAGCCGACTTGTTCAGGCTGGCGTGCGATGA
- a CDS encoding hypothetical protein (EggNog:ENOG41), with the protein MLRYGTIIAFGAKASLGTAVAMAFQQRAWLIARHKMARLETVDAVFTSNSDIFSLLTWSSIKNSKIGTLLALYCWITPLLVVLTAETLAVVAGVTEELVSCPSVRTLNFDNEANFDWRERPVVHGQTLKSVSHFNTTGLNTKPKDFNSTHFDYLNAASSMYTSVVSNKAVFMREPLVRDESAEEVCSDGWNCTYVVDFLAPGYKCEELASGVGSKVKKLGDAEAPFNTSILAPEGSYTFISMAARENYTTYSWARPENLGVFKNEPIIWVGYATVKDINKPQPRKKEDKSWDKAYTPIIFGCEHYEVNYTVRFDYVRGAQSYTITNHIEEAVDSRK; encoded by the exons ATGCTGCGATACGGTACAATAATTGCCTTTGGCGCTAAGGCAAGCTTAGGAACCGCTGTCGCTATGGCTTTTCAGCAGCGTGCATGGCTAATCGCCCGCCATAAGATGGCGCGTCTCGAAACAGTTGATGCGGTATTCACATCCAATAGCGACATCTTTTCCCTCTTGACATGGTCCTCTATCAAGAACTCTAAGATCGGAACCCTGCTAGCTCTCTATTGTTGGATCACACCATTATTGGTGGTTCTCACAGCTGAGACACTGGCTGTCGTGGCCGGAGTCACGGAGGAGCTAGTGTCGTGTCCATCTGTCCGAACGCTAAACTTTGACAATGAGGCCAACTTTGATTGGCGTGAGAGACCAGTTGTGCATGGTCAGACACTCAAATCTGTATCGCATTTCAACACTACTGGTTTAAACACGAAGCCCAAAGACTTCAACTCGACGCATTTTGACTATTTGAACGCGGCGAGTTCCATGTATACGTCTGTTGTGTCGAATAAGGCGGTCTTCATGCGTGAACCCCTTGTGAGAGATGAGTCGGCAGAAGAGGTATGCTCCGACGGCTGGAACTGCACGTATGTTGTTGACTTCCTGGCACCTGGGTACAAATGTGAAGAGTTGGCTTCTGGTGTTGGTTcgaaggtgaagaagcttggtgaCGCTGAGGCGCCTTTCAATACCTCGATTCTTGCGCCAGAAGGGTCATATACCTTCATTTCCATGGCGGCCAGGGAGAACTACACCACATATAGTTGGGCACGGCCCGAGAATTTAGGTGTCTTCAAGAATGAGCCCATCATATGGGTCGGCTATGCAACCGTCAAAGACATAAACAAACCACAACCAAGAAAGAAGGAGGATAAGAGCTGGGACAAAGCATATACGCCCATTATCTTTGGCTGTGAACATTACGAGGTCAACTACACTGTCCGATTTGACTACGTCAGAGGTGCTCAGTCATACACGATAACAAACC ACAtcgaagaagctgtcgaTTCCCGAAAGTAA